A genome region from Cucumis sativus cultivar 9930 chromosome 4, Cucumber_9930_V3, whole genome shotgun sequence includes the following:
- the LOC105435251 gene encoding protein DETOXIFICATION 44, chloroplastic isoform X3, whose product MATGLSVYAPSFNTHTNLSFKCQMLRRNANSGLRLPYFPKPSFHRNLTTSSLKSPLEESKSTPSSDQVPPNRPDNNSSKSFLSASVNRFRDAAFKFDELALDILAIALPAALALAADPIASLIDTAFVGHIGSTELAAIGVSASVFNLVSKLFNVPLLNITTSFVAEEQALINADEKNIVQTDIDAIEETREKKLLSSVSTSLALATGLGIAEAVMLSLGSGTLMDIMGIPVDSSMRAPAEQFLSLRAFGAPPIVIALAAQGTFRGFKDTKTPLYATAAGNLLNAVLDPLLIFFCGFGIGGAAIATVISEYLIAFVLLWRLNGEISFTLSSIDGGRIARYLQSGGLLMARTLAVLVTLTLATSMAAREGPVPMAGYQICVQIWMAISLLTDALALAGQALLAGSFTLQDYEHSRQVIYRTLQIGLISGISLAIILFLGFGAFSGLFSADAEVLETARSGLLFVAGSQPVNALAFVVDGLYYGVSDFGYAAYSMIRHEEWAMGVGFQ is encoded by the exons ATGGCCACCGGTCTCTCCGTCTATGCTCCATCCTTCAATACCCACACTAATTTATCATTCAAGTGCCAAATGCTGCGTAGAAACGCCAACTCTGGACTCCGGCTTCCTTATTTTCCAAAACCTTCTTTCCACAGGAATCTTACTACTTCTTCCCTCAAGAGTCCGCTGGAAGAATCGAAGTCTACACCCTCATCCGATCAGGTCCCTCCAAACAGACCCGACAACAATTCGTCCAAGTCCTTCCTCTCTGCGTCTGTAAATCGATTTAG AGATGCTGCTTTTAAGTTTGATGAACTTGCGCTGGACATATTGGCGATTGCATTGCCTGCTGCACTGGCTTTGGCTGCTGATCCAATTGCATCGCTGATTGACACAGCTTTTGTTGGTCATATAG GATCTACTGAATTGGCGGCGATTGGGGTATCAGCTTCAGTATTCAATTTGGTGTCGAAGTTATTCAATGTTCCTTTACTCAATATCACTACTTCATTTGTTGCTGAAGAGCAGGCATTGATTAATGCCgatgagaaaaatattgttcaaACAGATATTG ATGCCATTGAAGAGACACGAGAAAAGAAGCTTCTTTCCTCTGTATCCACTTCTTTAGCACTTGCTACTGGTCTTGGAATTGCTGAAGCTGTTATGCTGTCTCTTGGTTCAGGGACTCTAATGGATATCATGGGTATACCTGTT GATTCATCAATGCGTGCACCTGCGGAGCAATTTTTGTCTCTGAGAGCATTTGGTGCTCCACCTATTGTAATTGCACTTGCTGCACAGGGCACTTTTCGTGGATTTAAGGATACAAAAACACCATTATATGCTACTG CTGCTGGTAATTTACTCAATGCAGTACTGGATCCATTGTTGATATTCTTTTGTGGTTTTGGCATTGGAGGTGCTGCAATTGCTACTGTGATATCTGA GTATCTGATTGCTTTTGTTCTTCTGTGGAGATTAAACGGAGAAATATCTTTTACTCTTTCAAGCATTGATGGGGGTAGAATTGCGCGCTATCTCCAATCTG GTGGTCTCTTGATGGCCCGGACATTGGCTGTCCTTGTAACCCTGACTCTAGCCACATCCATGGCGGCTAGAGAGGGTCCTGTACCCATGGCCGGTTATCAAATTTGTGTACAAATATGGATGGCTATATCTTTGCTTACTGATGCTTTAGCGTTGGCTGGTCAG GCCTTATTGGCAGGCAGCTTCACCTTACAAGACTATGAACATTCGCGTCAAGTGATTTATAGAACTTTGCAG ATTGGTTTGATCTCAGGAATTTCTTTGGCGATTATCTTATTCCTGGGATTTGGCGCATTTTCTGGTTTATTCAGTGCCGATGCAGAAGTCCTAGAAACTGCACGATCTGGGTTGTTG tttgttgCTGGATCGCAACCAGTAAATGCACTGGCCTTCGTTGTAGATGGGCTCTACTATGGAGTTTCGGACTTCGGATATGCAGCATACTCCATG ATTAGGCACGAAGAGTGGGCCATGGGAGTTGGTTTTCAATGA
- the LOC101208097 gene encoding uncharacterized protein LOC101208097, giving the protein MEDDSLQKVAISGPILASLIQRFSSSSGAVDGLLFGHVSDVTPLSLSDDSSSSTDTQPSLRVATVTGFLCSGSTNSFYDSLGRVDSQSLNRLLDRHQSDGQAQAQPHDSLLGWFSGRRRTQLRPSMREYLVSSSLSSMKQLSFPVKDAVNPTNLIPSVFLLLTSPLSDQIIHTHEYRAFQFRSSNEFFEPKSIDIVNIGPAFRGHYGSFIPNSPFPHLLCEMRASPMNEDKNDDNLNMMKQNSKYQKQMNVCAEGFDVGNLTRLLGSEAANYTAGLEDLYEKMLAKTESLARLVEESSAQVLEQENHNRKLRYKVARYPGFE; this is encoded by the exons ATGGAAGACGATTCCTTGCAGAAGGTTGCGATTTCAGGCCCAATCTTAGCTTCTTTGATCCAAcgcttctcctcctcctccggCGCCGTCGACGGCCTTCTTTTCGGTCATGTCTCCGATGTTACCCCTTTATCCCTCTCTgatgattcatcttcttcaaccGACACCCAACCATCACTGCGCGTCGCCACCGTCACCGGATTTCTCTGCTCCGGTTCCACCAATAGCTTTTACGACTCTCTTGGACGTGTAGATTCACAATCGCTTAACCGCCTTCTCGACCGACACCAGTCCGACGGTCAAGCTCAAGCTCAACCGCACGATTCTTTGCTAGGTTGGTTTTCCGGCCGCCGTAGGACTCAGCTTCGACCTTCCATGCGTGAATACTTAGTGAGTTCCTCTTTATCTTCGATGAAGCAATTGTCGTTTCCTGTTAAGGATGCTGTGAATCCCACCAATCTAATCCCTAGTGTGTTTCTGCTTCTTACTTCGCCGCTATCCGATCAAATTATCCACACACACGAATACCGCGCTTTCCAATTTCGGTCTTCCAATGAGTTCTTTGAGCCGAAATCGATTGACATTGTGAATATTGGGCCGGCATTTCGTGGTCACTATGGATCGTTTATCCCTAATTCTCCTTTTCCCCATTTGCTCTGCGAGATGAGAGCTTCTCCGATGAATGAGGATAAGAATGATgataatttgaatatgatgAAGCAAAACTCGAAATATCAGAAGCAAATGAATGTGTGCGCTGAAGGATTTGATGTTGGGAACTTGACCCGTTTACTGGGTTCTGAGGCAGCAAATTATACTGCTGGGTTGGAGGATTTATACGAAAAAATGCTTGCCAAGACTGAGAGCTTGGCGCGGCTTGTTGAGGAGAGCTCTGCTCAGGTTCTTGAGCAG GAAAACCACAACAGGAAGTTAAGATATAAAGTTGCGAGGTACCCTGGATTTGAGTAA
- the LOC105435251 gene encoding protein DETOXIFICATION 44, chloroplastic isoform X2 translates to MATGLSVYAPSFNTHTNLSFKCQMLRRNANSGLRLPYFPKPSFHRNLTTSSLKSPLEESKSTPSSDQVPPNRPDNNSSKSFLSASVNRFRDAAFKFDELALDILAIALPAALALAADPIASLIDTAFVGHIGSTELAAIGVSASVFNLVSKLFNVPLLNITTSFVAEEQALINADEKNIVQTDIDAIEETREKKLLSSVSTSLALATGLGIAEAVMLSLGSGTLMDIMGIPVDSSMRAPAEQFLSLRAFGAPPIVIALAAQGTFRGFKDTKTPLYATAAGNLLNAVLDPLLIFFCGFGIGGAAIATVISEYLIAFVLLWRLNGEISFTLSSIDGGRIARYLQSGGLLMARTLAVLVTLTLATSMAAREGPVPMAGYQICVQIWMAISLLTDALALAGQALLAGSFTLQDYEHSRQVIYRTLQIGLISGISLAIILFLGFGAFSGLFSADAEVLETARSGLLFVAGSQPVNALAFVVDGLYYGVSDFGYAAYSMRAGACWIGFFYLPARGHSHIRSPWGLEWIVSVHDVAFSSWSLEIRHEEWAMGVGFQ, encoded by the exons ATGGCCACCGGTCTCTCCGTCTATGCTCCATCCTTCAATACCCACACTAATTTATCATTCAAGTGCCAAATGCTGCGTAGAAACGCCAACTCTGGACTCCGGCTTCCTTATTTTCCAAAACCTTCTTTCCACAGGAATCTTACTACTTCTTCCCTCAAGAGTCCGCTGGAAGAATCGAAGTCTACACCCTCATCCGATCAGGTCCCTCCAAACAGACCCGACAACAATTCGTCCAAGTCCTTCCTCTCTGCGTCTGTAAATCGATTTAG AGATGCTGCTTTTAAGTTTGATGAACTTGCGCTGGACATATTGGCGATTGCATTGCCTGCTGCACTGGCTTTGGCTGCTGATCCAATTGCATCGCTGATTGACACAGCTTTTGTTGGTCATATAG GATCTACTGAATTGGCGGCGATTGGGGTATCAGCTTCAGTATTCAATTTGGTGTCGAAGTTATTCAATGTTCCTTTACTCAATATCACTACTTCATTTGTTGCTGAAGAGCAGGCATTGATTAATGCCgatgagaaaaatattgttcaaACAGATATTG ATGCCATTGAAGAGACACGAGAAAAGAAGCTTCTTTCCTCTGTATCCACTTCTTTAGCACTTGCTACTGGTCTTGGAATTGCTGAAGCTGTTATGCTGTCTCTTGGTTCAGGGACTCTAATGGATATCATGGGTATACCTGTT GATTCATCAATGCGTGCACCTGCGGAGCAATTTTTGTCTCTGAGAGCATTTGGTGCTCCACCTATTGTAATTGCACTTGCTGCACAGGGCACTTTTCGTGGATTTAAGGATACAAAAACACCATTATATGCTACTG CTGCTGGTAATTTACTCAATGCAGTACTGGATCCATTGTTGATATTCTTTTGTGGTTTTGGCATTGGAGGTGCTGCAATTGCTACTGTGATATCTGA GTATCTGATTGCTTTTGTTCTTCTGTGGAGATTAAACGGAGAAATATCTTTTACTCTTTCAAGCATTGATGGGGGTAGAATTGCGCGCTATCTCCAATCTG GTGGTCTCTTGATGGCCCGGACATTGGCTGTCCTTGTAACCCTGACTCTAGCCACATCCATGGCGGCTAGAGAGGGTCCTGTACCCATGGCCGGTTATCAAATTTGTGTACAAATATGGATGGCTATATCTTTGCTTACTGATGCTTTAGCGTTGGCTGGTCAG GCCTTATTGGCAGGCAGCTTCACCTTACAAGACTATGAACATTCGCGTCAAGTGATTTATAGAACTTTGCAG ATTGGTTTGATCTCAGGAATTTCTTTGGCGATTATCTTATTCCTGGGATTTGGCGCATTTTCTGGTTTATTCAGTGCCGATGCAGAAGTCCTAGAAACTGCACGATCTGGGTTGTTG tttgttgCTGGATCGCAACCAGTAAATGCACTGGCCTTCGTTGTAGATGGGCTCTACTATGGAGTTTCGGACTTCGGATATGCAGCATACTCCATG AGAGCAGGTGCTTGTTGGATTGGTTTCTTCTATTTACCTGCTCGTGGTCACTCCCACATTCGGTCTCCCTGGGGTTTGGAGTGGATTGTTTCTGTTCATGATGTTGCGTTTAGTAGCTGGAGTCTGGAG ATTAGGCACGAAGAGTGGGCCATGGGAGTTGGTTTTCAATGA
- the LOC105435251 gene encoding protein DETOXIFICATION 44, chloroplastic isoform X1 yields MATGLSVYAPSFNTHTNLSFKCQMLRRNANSGLRLPYFPKPSFHRNLTTSSLKSPLEESKSTPSSDQVPPNRPDNNSSKSFLSASVNRFRDAAFKFDELALDILAIALPAALALAADPIASLIDTAFVGHIGSTELAAIGVSASVFNLVSKLFNVPLLNITTSFVAEEQALINADEKNIVQTDIDAIEETREKKLLSSVSTSLALATGLGIAEAVMLSLGSGTLMDIMGIPVDSSMRAPAEQFLSLRAFGAPPIVIALAAQGTFRGFKDTKTPLYATAAGNLLNAVLDPLLIFFCGFGIGGAAIATVISEYLIAFVLLWRLNGEISFTLSSIDGGRIARYLQSGGLLMARTLAVLVTLTLATSMAAREGPVPMAGYQICVQIWMAISLLTDALALAGQALLAGSFTLQDYEHSRQVIYRTLQIGLISGISLAIILFLGFGAFSGLFSADAEVLETARSGLLFVAGSQPVNALAFVVDGLYYGVSDFGYAAYSMVLVGLVSSIYLLVVTPTFGLPGVWSGLFLFMMLRLVAGVWRLGTKSGPWELVFNEVDGKSD; encoded by the exons ATGGCCACCGGTCTCTCCGTCTATGCTCCATCCTTCAATACCCACACTAATTTATCATTCAAGTGCCAAATGCTGCGTAGAAACGCCAACTCTGGACTCCGGCTTCCTTATTTTCCAAAACCTTCTTTCCACAGGAATCTTACTACTTCTTCCCTCAAGAGTCCGCTGGAAGAATCGAAGTCTACACCCTCATCCGATCAGGTCCCTCCAAACAGACCCGACAACAATTCGTCCAAGTCCTTCCTCTCTGCGTCTGTAAATCGATTTAG AGATGCTGCTTTTAAGTTTGATGAACTTGCGCTGGACATATTGGCGATTGCATTGCCTGCTGCACTGGCTTTGGCTGCTGATCCAATTGCATCGCTGATTGACACAGCTTTTGTTGGTCATATAG GATCTACTGAATTGGCGGCGATTGGGGTATCAGCTTCAGTATTCAATTTGGTGTCGAAGTTATTCAATGTTCCTTTACTCAATATCACTACTTCATTTGTTGCTGAAGAGCAGGCATTGATTAATGCCgatgagaaaaatattgttcaaACAGATATTG ATGCCATTGAAGAGACACGAGAAAAGAAGCTTCTTTCCTCTGTATCCACTTCTTTAGCACTTGCTACTGGTCTTGGAATTGCTGAAGCTGTTATGCTGTCTCTTGGTTCAGGGACTCTAATGGATATCATGGGTATACCTGTT GATTCATCAATGCGTGCACCTGCGGAGCAATTTTTGTCTCTGAGAGCATTTGGTGCTCCACCTATTGTAATTGCACTTGCTGCACAGGGCACTTTTCGTGGATTTAAGGATACAAAAACACCATTATATGCTACTG CTGCTGGTAATTTACTCAATGCAGTACTGGATCCATTGTTGATATTCTTTTGTGGTTTTGGCATTGGAGGTGCTGCAATTGCTACTGTGATATCTGA GTATCTGATTGCTTTTGTTCTTCTGTGGAGATTAAACGGAGAAATATCTTTTACTCTTTCAAGCATTGATGGGGGTAGAATTGCGCGCTATCTCCAATCTG GTGGTCTCTTGATGGCCCGGACATTGGCTGTCCTTGTAACCCTGACTCTAGCCACATCCATGGCGGCTAGAGAGGGTCCTGTACCCATGGCCGGTTATCAAATTTGTGTACAAATATGGATGGCTATATCTTTGCTTACTGATGCTTTAGCGTTGGCTGGTCAG GCCTTATTGGCAGGCAGCTTCACCTTACAAGACTATGAACATTCGCGTCAAGTGATTTATAGAACTTTGCAG ATTGGTTTGATCTCAGGAATTTCTTTGGCGATTATCTTATTCCTGGGATTTGGCGCATTTTCTGGTTTATTCAGTGCCGATGCAGAAGTCCTAGAAACTGCACGATCTGGGTTGTTG tttgttgCTGGATCGCAACCAGTAAATGCACTGGCCTTCGTTGTAGATGGGCTCTACTATGGAGTTTCGGACTTCGGATATGCAGCATACTCCATG GTGCTTGTTGGATTGGTTTCTTCTATTTACCTGCTCGTGGTCACTCCCACATTCGGTCTCCCTGGGGTTTGGAGTGGATTGTTTCTGTTCATGATGTTGCGTTTAGTAGCTGGAGTCTGGAG ATTAGGCACGAAGAGTGGGCCATGGGAGTTGGTTTTCAATGAGGTCGACGGAAAAAGTGACTGA
- the LOC116403565 gene encoding dehydration-responsive element-binding protein 2A-like: protein MTSENSSGGKTSRKRRNGYVSVVDTLNKWKKLNNQLEDLAKDGGVEETRKVPAKGSKKGCMRGKGGPQNSDCNFRGVRQRTWGKWVAEIREPIASNNNTRLKKKGTRLWLGTFSTAHQAAHAYDEAAKAMYGPFARLNFPDSSSPLMKPLTSEHSDTISPVASSSSSSSFFNGVPAEKMKDCYSMEKQENCEYESMEELKVKVEETERSRVNYTDIKPNSFYDSNIGNRSEGNMKEGLADVLRSHDQNSPSELCFKFETMNTKGCNDLNGCNQYVLQKLQSDPYARTYWIPAGWEIGDLGSATVMEAKPMEIESYGDCMAFNRDLGLLLDRQKHMGVGDQRVDDCNNFEFLRPDYDFGLEEERKWLDLCFHG from the exons ATGACGTCTGAGAATTCTAGtgg aggaaaaacatcaagaaagaGGCGAAATGGGTATGTTTCAGTAGTGGACACTCTAAACAAGTGGAAGAAGTTGAATAATCAATTGGAGGATTTGGCTAAAGATGGAGGAGTAGAGGAAACTCGTAAAGTTCCAGCTAAGGGCTCCAAGAAAGGTTGCATGAGAGGGAAAGGAGGACCTCAGAATTCAGATTGCAATTTTAGAGGTGTTAGACAGAGGACATGGGGAAAATGGGTAGCTGAAATTAGAGAGCCAATTGCAAGTAATAATAATACCcgtttgaagaagaaaggcACTCGTTTATGGCTTGGCACTTTCTCCACTGCTCACCAGGCAGCTCATGCTTATGATGAAGCTGCCAAAGCCATGTATGGCCCGTTCGCTCGTCTTAATTTTCCtgattcttcttctcctcttatGAAACCATTAACGTCAGAGCATTCTGATACGATATCTCCTGTtgcttcttcctcctcttcttcttcgttcTTTAATGGAGTACCTGCAGAGAAAATGAAGGACTGTTATTCAATGGAAAAGCAAGAGAATTGTGAGTATGAATCAATGGAGGAACTGAAGGTGAAAGTGGAAGAAACAGAAAGAAGTAGAGTCAATTATACAGATATTAAACCCAATTCATTTTATGATTCTAACATTGGGAACAGATCAGAAGGAAATATGAAGGAAGGATTAGCTGATGTTCTAAGAAGCCATGATCAGAATAGCCCTTCTGAgctttgttttaaatttgaaactatgaATACAAAGGGCTGCAATGACTTGAATGGATGCAATCAGTATGTGCTACAGAAGCTTCAGAGTGATCCATATGCAAGAACTTACTGGATTCCAGCCGGGTGGGAGATCGGCGATCTCGGGTCTGCGACGGTGATGGAAGCAAAGCCAATGGAGATTGAGAGCTACGGAGACTGTATGGCCTTCAACCGTGATCTGGGTTTGTTGCTGGATCGGCAAAAACACATGGGAGTTGGTGACCAGAGAGTTGATGATTGCAACAACTTTGAGTTTTTGAGACCTGATTATGATTTTGGGTTGGAGGAGGAACGAAAGTGGCTTGATTTATGCTTCCATGGATGA
- the LOC105435251 gene encoding protein DETOXIFICATION 44, chloroplastic isoform X4 has protein sequence MATGLSVYAPSFNTHTNLSFKCQMLRRNANSGLRLPYFPKPSFHRNLTTSSLKSPLEESKSTPSSDQVPPNRPDNNSSKSFLSASVNRFRDAAFKFDELALDILAIALPAALALAADPIASLIDTAFVGHIGSTELAAIGVSASVFNLVSKLFNVPLLNITTSFVAEEQALINADEKNIVQTDIDAIEETREKKLLSSVSTSLALATGLGIAEAVMLSLGSGTLMDIMGIPVDSSMRAPAEQFLSLRAFGAPPIVIALAAQGTFRGFKDTKTPLYATAAGNLLNAVLDPLLIFFCGFGIGGAAIATVISEYLIAFVLLWRLNGEISFTLSSIDGGRIARYLQSGGLLMARTLAVLVTLTLATSMAAREGPVPMAGYQICVQIWMAISLLTDALALAGQALLAGSFTLQDYEHSRQVIYRTLQIGLISGISLAIILFLGFGAFSGLFSADAEVLETARSGLLSYFCSLLLDRNQ, from the exons ATGGCCACCGGTCTCTCCGTCTATGCTCCATCCTTCAATACCCACACTAATTTATCATTCAAGTGCCAAATGCTGCGTAGAAACGCCAACTCTGGACTCCGGCTTCCTTATTTTCCAAAACCTTCTTTCCACAGGAATCTTACTACTTCTTCCCTCAAGAGTCCGCTGGAAGAATCGAAGTCTACACCCTCATCCGATCAGGTCCCTCCAAACAGACCCGACAACAATTCGTCCAAGTCCTTCCTCTCTGCGTCTGTAAATCGATTTAG AGATGCTGCTTTTAAGTTTGATGAACTTGCGCTGGACATATTGGCGATTGCATTGCCTGCTGCACTGGCTTTGGCTGCTGATCCAATTGCATCGCTGATTGACACAGCTTTTGTTGGTCATATAG GATCTACTGAATTGGCGGCGATTGGGGTATCAGCTTCAGTATTCAATTTGGTGTCGAAGTTATTCAATGTTCCTTTACTCAATATCACTACTTCATTTGTTGCTGAAGAGCAGGCATTGATTAATGCCgatgagaaaaatattgttcaaACAGATATTG ATGCCATTGAAGAGACACGAGAAAAGAAGCTTCTTTCCTCTGTATCCACTTCTTTAGCACTTGCTACTGGTCTTGGAATTGCTGAAGCTGTTATGCTGTCTCTTGGTTCAGGGACTCTAATGGATATCATGGGTATACCTGTT GATTCATCAATGCGTGCACCTGCGGAGCAATTTTTGTCTCTGAGAGCATTTGGTGCTCCACCTATTGTAATTGCACTTGCTGCACAGGGCACTTTTCGTGGATTTAAGGATACAAAAACACCATTATATGCTACTG CTGCTGGTAATTTACTCAATGCAGTACTGGATCCATTGTTGATATTCTTTTGTGGTTTTGGCATTGGAGGTGCTGCAATTGCTACTGTGATATCTGA GTATCTGATTGCTTTTGTTCTTCTGTGGAGATTAAACGGAGAAATATCTTTTACTCTTTCAAGCATTGATGGGGGTAGAATTGCGCGCTATCTCCAATCTG GTGGTCTCTTGATGGCCCGGACATTGGCTGTCCTTGTAACCCTGACTCTAGCCACATCCATGGCGGCTAGAGAGGGTCCTGTACCCATGGCCGGTTATCAAATTTGTGTACAAATATGGATGGCTATATCTTTGCTTACTGATGCTTTAGCGTTGGCTGGTCAG GCCTTATTGGCAGGCAGCTTCACCTTACAAGACTATGAACATTCGCGTCAAGTGATTTATAGAACTTTGCAG ATTGGTTTGATCTCAGGAATTTCTTTGGCGATTATCTTATTCCTGGGATTTGGCGCATTTTCTGGTTTATTCAGTGCCGATGCAGAAGTCCTAGAAACTGCACGATCTGGGTTGTTG TcatatttttgtagtttgttgCTGGATCGCAACCAGTAA